Part of the Sulfitobacter sp. W027 genome, GCGATTTGCGCGGTGTTAAAACCCAGATCGCCAAGGATCGCATCGGTATCCGCGCCCAGGCTTTTGGCCGCCCAACGCACCCGCCCCGGATTGTTGGTCAGGCGCGGCACAACGTTTTGCATCCGGACCGACCCGAAATCCTCGTCGGGCACATCGGTCACGACATCGCGGGCCTGCACCTGCGCATCCTCGAAAATCTGCTCGACGGAATAGATCGGCCCGATTGCGCCACCTTCGCGCTCGAAAGCTTCCAACACCTCGTCCAGCATGTGGTTTTCGATATACTCGGCAAAGATCGCGTCCAGCTCGTCACGGTGGGCAAGCCGCGCGCGGTTGCCCTTGAAGCGCGGATCGTCGATCATATCGCCGTGGCCGATGGCACGCATATTCGCCGCGTACATATTTTCGGTCGACCCGGTGACGGTGACATAACGCTGGTCCTTGGTGCGAAACACATTCGCCGGCGCTGTATATTGGTTGTTGTTGCCGTCGCGTTCGCGCACCTGGCCAAGCTGATCATATTCAATCGCAAGATTTTCAAGCAACCGAAAGGTCGCCTCGGTAAGGGCCAGATCAATCTCGTCGCCCTTCGTTCCGTTTGCCTTGATCCCGAAAAGCGCCGCCATGATCGAGAAGGCACCGAACACCCCGCCAAAGGCATCGGCAATCGGATAACCGGGGTGCACCGGCGCGCTGTCTTTCATCCCTGTGATATACGTCAGCCCGCCCATCGCTTCGAAAATCCGTGCGAACCCGCCTTGCCGCGATTTCGGTCCGGTCTGGCCAAAGGCCGACACGCGCAGGATCACAAGGTCGGGGTTCAACGCCCAAAGCGTGTCGCGATCTAGTCCCCATTTGGCCAGCGTACCGGGACGGAAGTTTTCCACCAGAACGTCATGCTCGGCGATCAGTTTTTTCATGATCTCAAGCCCCTCGGGCTTGCGCAGGTCCAACGTACCATAGCGTTTGCCACGGTTCGTCACCTTCCACCAAAGCGGTTTGTCATCGCGGAACGGCGGGAAATACCGCAACCCGTCCCCGCGCCCCGGCATTTCGAATTTCGTAACCTCGGCCCCGAAATCGGCCAGCAACGAGGCCGCAAACGGCGCAGCGATGATGGTCGCAATGTCGAGGACCTTCAAACCCTTCAGTGGGCCGCCACCTTCGTCGTGATCCAACATCTGTCTCTCCCTAGTTCTTCGCACCCTGAAAACGGGCCTCTTCTATGCCTGTTGCGCCGTGGCCCCGTATGGCGAAAACGCCGCCGCCCTCGGGGTGTTTCGACACCGCGCGCCCCGTGCCGCTGTCGCGGATCGAGGTCAAAAACAACACATCCATATCGGCACCACCAAAGGCGAGGCTCGACGGCAAATCGACCGGCGCAGGGATGCTGAGCAACAACGTACCATCAGGGGCGAAACAGCCGATTTGCGCCGAATGGATCAAGGACGCCCACATATTGCCGTCGCGATCCACGGTGGCCCCGTCGATCCCCGAACCAAGCGCGACACAATCTATATGGGCGCGGATCTGGCCAACAGCGCCGGTTTCGATGTCATATTGCGCCGCGTACGATGTCCGGGCCCGCGTATCCGAAAAATACAGCGTGCCGCCATCCGGGCTGAAGCAAACGCCATTGCCGATCATCACACCGGTCTTTGCCAATACACGATCTGTAGACAGGCCAAAGCTGTGCAGATTGCCAATGGCTTCGCCACCGCGTCCCATTCCGATACAAACGAAACGGCCCTGCCGATCAAGTTTGCCATCATTCAGCCGCATCGCCTCCGGCGCATCCTCGACGCCACCCAAAAGCTGTTCGACTTTGGTGTCGGGGTCAAGCCACATGACGCGCCTGTCGA contains:
- a CDS encoding CaiB/BaiF CoA-transferase family protein, whose translation is MLDHDEGGGPLKGLKVLDIATIIAAPFAASLLADFGAEVTKFEMPGRGDGLRYFPPFRDDKPLWWKVTNRGKRYGTLDLRKPEGLEIMKKLIAEHDVLVENFRPGTLAKWGLDRDTLWALNPDLVILRVSAFGQTGPKSRQGGFARIFEAMGGLTYITGMKDSAPVHPGYPIADAFGGVFGAFSIMAALFGIKANGTKGDEIDLALTEATFRLLENLAIEYDQLGQVRERDGNNNQYTAPANVFRTKDQRYVTVTGSTENMYAANMRAIGHGDMIDDPRFKGNRARLAHRDELDAIFAEYIENHMLDEVLEAFEREGGAIGPIYSVEQIFEDAQVQARDVVTDVPDEDFGSVRMQNVVPRLTNNPGRVRWAAKSLGADTDAILGDLGFNTAQIAKLRDNGII
- a CDS encoding SMP-30/gluconolactonase/LRE family protein produces the protein MGKVQIERLDTGFDCLGESPVWDSQNQSLWWIDGVAGKIHERRADGSVQTLEVTGHVGAIALVEGAGIVATIDRRVMWLDPDTKVEQLLGGVEDAPEAMRLNDGKLDRQGRFVCIGMGRGGEAIGNLHSFGLSTDRVLAKTGVMIGNGVCFSPDGGTLYFSDTRARTSYAAQYDIETGAVGQIRAHIDCVALGSGIDGATVDRDGNMWASLIHSAQIGCFAPDGTLLLSIPAPVDLPSSLAFGGADMDVLFLTSIRDSGTGRAVSKHPEGGGVFAIRGHGATGIEEARFQGAKN